Part of the Spirochaeta lutea genome is shown below.
TTCAGGAGTCTTCGCGAAGCTCAGGAGTTCTTCAATGAGCTGCTCGCCGAACGAGTGGCTCGGTGGAGCTGTCCGGCTACTGGCACAAGCATTCTTGAGGCTTACGAATACGAAAAGCAGTTTCTTCAGGATGTCTCAGACGCGCCTCGGATTCATCTCGACTCGGCTTCAACCACGGTTTCAACTGAGTCTCTGGTGTACTTCAGAGGCAACTGGTACCAGGTCCCCGAAGGGCATGAGGGCAAGTCGGTCCGAGTCATCAACACTGGAACGGAAATTGAGGTCTACTGCGAAGGCACGGTGATTCAAACTCACGAATACTATCCCGGGGTGAAGAATATGATCCGGCTTAGCCGGGAGGCCATCACGCTGTCTACCAGGCCGATGAGTGACCTGACTCGACAATGGGGTCTGGAGGTCGCCGAACGCCAGATGGACCATTACCAGAAAATAGTGGGAGGAACCAGATGAGTTTGGATGTGATCATTCGAAAAATGGAGTACCTGAAATTCCAGCATACGCCGGCCATTCTTCAGGAGCTAACTATAATGAGCCCAAGAATTCAGACAGTCTGACAGGGCGGTTTATCGAATATTCTTACCACCCAAAGACAAAGATGGTAGGATATAGATATGCGTAAGAGCTATGACACAGCCTTCAAAGTGAAGGTAGCCATTGAGGCAACGAAGGAGCAAGAGACGCTCCAGGAACTCGCTACCCGATTTGAGGTCAGTCCCGGACAGATTTCCCAGTGGAAGAGGCAACTCCTTGAGGGAGCTGGAGAGCTGTTTGAACGGCCTCACAAGAAACAA
Proteins encoded:
- a CDS encoding transposase — translated: MRKSYDTAFKVKVAIEATKEQETLQELATRFEVSPGQISQWKRQLLEGAGELFERPHKKQKRERDTEADRERLLQTVGKLTVENEFLKKKYKELYGSEF